A single Candidatus Angelobacter sp. DNA region contains:
- a CDS encoding sugar phosphate isomerase/epimerase family protein, whose product MQTVSRRRFLESTLRAGVALSGVCVLDTDFLRAIEPLKRTGSPCLRLSLAAYSFRDYFKDTSHKREASTDPARHMDLFQFIDFCAGHGCEGTELTSYYFPPNFGHDFLIQIKRHAFLRGIAISGTAVGNNFIMRPGEKRDQEITNVKKWIDHASVLGTSHIRIFAGSAPAGMSPDEAKRLCVSAIEECCDYAGGRGIFLGLENHGGIVATAGEILEIVRAVKSPWLGINLDTGNFQTDDPYADLVKIAPYAVNVQMKGEVHPRGRGDEPADLPRLVKILRDASYQGYVALEYESKEDPWTAVPRLLKRMKELFEAA is encoded by the coding sequence ATGCAAACGGTCTCTCGGCGGCGGTTCCTCGAATCCACTCTCCGGGCGGGCGTTGCGCTCTCCGGCGTTTGCGTGCTGGATACCGATTTTCTTCGGGCAATCGAACCCCTCAAGCGCACCGGCAGTCCGTGCCTGCGTCTGAGCCTGGCCGCGTACTCGTTCCGCGATTATTTCAAAGATACCAGCCATAAGCGCGAGGCCAGTACTGATCCCGCCAGACACATGGACCTCTTTCAGTTTATTGACTTCTGCGCCGGGCACGGCTGCGAAGGCACGGAACTGACGAGCTATTATTTCCCGCCGAACTTCGGCCATGATTTCCTGATCCAGATCAAACGGCACGCCTTCCTTCGCGGCATCGCGATCAGCGGCACGGCCGTGGGCAATAACTTCATCATGCGACCCGGTGAAAAACGCGACCAGGAAATCACGAACGTGAAGAAATGGATCGATCACGCATCGGTCCTGGGCACGTCCCACATCCGCATCTTCGCCGGATCCGCGCCGGCGGGCATGTCTCCCGACGAGGCCAAACGACTTTGCGTTTCCGCCATCGAGGAGTGTTGCGACTACGCCGGCGGCAGGGGGATTTTTCTCGGACTGGAAAATCATGGCGGCATCGTCGCCACCGCCGGAGAGATTCTGGAAATCGTTCGCGCGGTGAAAAGCCCGTGGCTCGGCATCAATCTCGACACCGGTAATTTCCAGACCGACGATCCCTACGCCGATCTGGTGAAAATCGCGCCGTATGCTGTCAACGTGCAGATGAAAGGCGAAGTGCATCCGCGTGGCAGGGGCGACGAACCGGCCGACCTGCCGCGTCTGGTCAAAATCCTTCGCGACGCCAGCTATCAGGGCTATGTGGCCCTCGAATACGAATCAAAGGAAGACCCGTGGACGGCGGTGCCGCGGTTGCTGAAACGGATGAAGGAATTGTTTGAGGCGGCATGA
- a CDS encoding MFS transporter: MSDPIVQSADPDHSPHTALGVSNARRWTIVGLLFTASLINYFDRATISFALPLISKELHLGPEIKGVLLSAFFWSYALMQIPMGIFADRMNLRWLYAGAFALWSLAQASMGFATGLAALIAFRVVLGVGEAIYLPGGSKIVSLLFRPSERGLPCGLFDFGTRTGLFIEALLIPKMLEDYGWQATFILVGFAALLWLVPWLLVAPRNLRDSRIARGDLAARPGVLDSFRTLLRSRNLLGVCLGFFCFDYYWYFLVNWLPDYLVTVRHLPLRTTGIMAALPFLVFGVSEPIGGWIADRLVRAGWSETIARKSVVTVSFLTGLCLIPAARANTPEGAIALIVDGCLVGLANGNLLVILQSCAPRTDIGIWTGVFNFVGNIAGILSPIITGFLIQQTGSYTSAFVLAALLIAIGPLAFWFIVGELKPDP; the protein is encoded by the coding sequence ATGAGCGACCCAATTGTGCAGTCCGCCGACCCAGACCATTCCCCGCACACCGCCTTGGGTGTCAGCAACGCGCGGCGTTGGACGATTGTCGGGCTGTTGTTCACCGCGTCGCTCATCAATTACTTCGATCGCGCCACGATTTCGTTCGCGTTGCCACTCATATCGAAGGAATTGCACCTTGGTCCCGAAATCAAGGGCGTGCTGTTGTCCGCGTTTTTTTGGTCCTACGCGTTGATGCAGATCCCGATGGGCATTTTCGCCGACCGGATGAATCTTCGCTGGTTGTATGCCGGTGCCTTTGCACTGTGGTCGCTTGCACAGGCATCAATGGGATTTGCCACGGGGCTGGCCGCGCTGATCGCGTTTCGAGTGGTGTTGGGTGTCGGGGAGGCGATCTACCTGCCTGGAGGTTCGAAAATTGTAAGCCTGCTATTCAGGCCCTCTGAACGCGGCCTGCCCTGCGGGTTGTTTGATTTCGGCACGCGGACAGGATTGTTTATCGAAGCGCTGTTGATTCCGAAAATGCTCGAGGATTACGGCTGGCAGGCAACCTTCATTCTGGTCGGGTTCGCCGCGTTGCTTTGGCTTGTTCCCTGGCTGTTGGTTGCACCACGAAACCTGCGTGATTCACGGATAGCCCGCGGCGATCTGGCTGCCCGCCCCGGCGTTCTGGACAGCTTCAGAACTCTCTTGCGCAGCCGTAATCTGTTGGGTGTTTGCCTTGGCTTCTTCTGCTTCGACTACTACTGGTATTTCCTGGTCAACTGGCTGCCTGATTACCTTGTGACCGTGCGCCACCTGCCATTGCGCACCACTGGCATCATGGCCGCCCTGCCCTTCTTGGTTTTCGGGGTAAGCGAACCGATTGGCGGATGGATCGCGGACCGGCTGGTTCGGGCCGGTTGGAGCGAAACCATCGCCCGCAAAAGCGTGGTAACGGTTTCGTTTTTGACAGGGCTTTGCCTGATTCCTGCCGCGCGTGCGAACACGCCCGAAGGCGCGATCGCGCTAATTGTTGACGGCTGTCTTGTCGGGCTGGCGAACGGCAATCTGCTCGTGATCTTACAAAGTTGCGCTCCGCGGACCGACATCGGCATCTGGACGGGCGTGTTCAATTTTGTCGGCAATATCGCCGGCATTCTTTCGCCCATTATCACGGGGTTCCTCATTCAGCAGACTGGCTCTTACACGTCGGCGTTTGTCCTGGCCGCCCTGCTGATTGCCATCGGGCCGTTGGCATTCTGGTTTATTGTTGGCGAACTGAAACCGGACCCCTGA
- a CDS encoding response regulator encodes MKTILVIDDDASFRKLMGKWLTVAGWNVLEAGDGDGGIQLVNEHQPDAVVCDLLMPGCNGFQVCRAIRERGGNIHQPKIIVTTGSGYATDQQNAMEVGADEYLVKPFKGDDLLRILERQPVRQAAVAAAPAPPSKPHASLPPDQPPRVKFWGVRGSIPTPGPGTVQYGGNTSCVEVRADGEIIILDAGSGMRRLGLALAEEFKDQPIDLTLLITHTHWDHIQGFPFFVPAYNPQNKLRILGYEGARKGLYSTLTYQMESPYFPVSLQHMPGNIDVTELKELEFHVGKVRVEAAFVNHPGVCVGYRLFTSAGSIAYLPDNEPFQRMRSHPGGQQTSDRLEALKYASEQDQKVIEFLKDVEVLIIDAQYDDAEYQSHVGWGHGCVEDVVALAIFARVKQLYLFHHDPDHDDAQISKMLGWARQLVAMHGEALAVDAAREGLEYVLKPAARS; translated from the coding sequence ATGAAAACGATTCTGGTCATTGATGACGATGCCAGTTTCCGCAAGTTGATGGGCAAGTGGCTGACGGTTGCGGGCTGGAACGTGCTCGAAGCCGGCGACGGAGACGGCGGCATTCAGCTCGTCAACGAGCACCAGCCCGACGCGGTGGTTTGCGACCTGCTCATGCCGGGCTGCAACGGGTTCCAGGTCTGTCGTGCCATCCGGGAACGGGGAGGCAACATTCATCAGCCGAAAATCATCGTCACGACCGGCAGCGGTTATGCCACCGACCAGCAGAATGCGATGGAGGTGGGCGCGGACGAATACCTCGTCAAGCCGTTCAAAGGCGACGATCTGCTCAGGATATTGGAGCGCCAGCCGGTGCGTCAGGCGGCCGTGGCAGCGGCGCCCGCGCCGCCCTCGAAGCCACACGCCAGTTTGCCGCCGGATCAGCCGCCGCGGGTCAAGTTCTGGGGCGTGCGCGGCTCGATTCCCACGCCGGGTCCGGGCACCGTTCAGTACGGCGGCAACACTTCGTGCGTGGAAGTGCGGGCCGACGGCGAGATCATCATCCTCGACGCGGGCAGCGGAATGCGCCGGCTCGGCCTGGCGCTCGCCGAGGAATTCAAGGATCAGCCCATCGATCTCACGCTCTTGATCACCCACACGCACTGGGACCATATCCAGGGATTTCCCTTTTTTGTTCCGGCCTACAATCCGCAAAACAAACTGCGCATCCTCGGCTACGAAGGCGCGCGCAAGGGTCTGTATTCCACGCTGACGTATCAGATGGAAAGCCCGTACTTTCCGGTGAGCCTGCAGCACATGCCGGGCAACATTGACGTGACCGAATTGAAAGAGCTCGAATTTCACGTTGGCAAGGTGCGGGTGGAGGCCGCGTTTGTGAACCACCCCGGCGTTTGCGTGGGGTATCGTTTGTTCACCTCCGCCGGTTCCATCGCTTACCTGCCGGACAACGAACCGTTCCAGCGGATGCGCTCACATCCGGGCGGGCAACAGACCTCGGACCGCCTCGAAGCACTGAAATACGCCAGCGAACAGGACCAGAAGGTCATCGAATTCCTGAAGGACGTGGAGGTGCTGATCATCGACGCGCAATACGACGACGCTGAATACCAGTCGCACGTCGGCTGGGGGCATGGTTGTGTCGAGGACGTCGTGGCGCTGGCGATCTTCGCCCGGGTCAAACAGCTTTACCTCTTTCACCACGATCCCGACCACGACGACGCGCAGATTTCCAAAATGCTGGGTTGGGCGCGCCAGCTGGTGGCAATGCACGGCGAGGCTCTTGCGGTTGACGCAGCCCGCGAAGGCCTGGAGTACGTCCTCAAGCCCGCCGCACGATCTTGA
- the hisI gene encoding phosphoribosyl-AMP cyclohydrolase — MSFYDQLKFDSNGLIPTIIQEQKSGRVLMMAWMNRASLEKTVETGRTCFWSRSRQKFWMKGETSGHVQTVKDIAFDCDGDTLLIQVEQTGAACHEGYKSCFFRSVESGGAGFNTTEPVLVPPEQAHGKK; from the coding sequence ATGAGTTTTTACGACCAATTGAAATTCGATTCGAACGGACTGATCCCCACGATCATCCAGGAACAGAAGTCGGGCCGCGTCCTGATGATGGCCTGGATGAACCGCGCCTCGCTGGAAAAGACCGTTGAAACCGGCCGGACCTGTTTTTGGAGCCGGTCGCGCCAGAAATTCTGGATGAAGGGGGAAACCAGCGGCCACGTGCAAACGGTCAAGGACATCGCGTTCGACTGTGACGGCGATACACTTTTGATCCAGGTCGAGCAGACCGGCGCGGCGTGCCACGAAGGTTATAAATCCTGCTTTTTCCGTTCCGTGGAAAGCGGCGGCGCCGGCTTCAATACCACCGAACCGGTGCTCGTTCCGCCGGAACAGGCCCACGGGAAAAAGTAA
- a CDS encoding DMT family protein, whose protein sequence is MDTLIQTRWFPIVLLCGSNVFMTFAWYGHLKFKSKPLLLVILASWGIAFFEYVLQVPANRWGNSVYSATQLKIIQEIITLTVFCGFAMFYLGERIRWNHLAAFVCILAAVAFTFLPKD, encoded by the coding sequence ATGGACACTCTCATCCAAACCCGTTGGTTTCCTATTGTGCTGTTGTGCGGCTCAAATGTCTTCATGACGTTCGCGTGGTATGGGCATTTGAAGTTCAAGAGCAAGCCGCTGCTGCTTGTCATCCTCGCGAGTTGGGGCATTGCATTCTTTGAATATGTGTTGCAGGTGCCGGCCAATCGCTGGGGCAACTCCGTGTATTCCGCCACTCAACTCAAGATCATCCAGGAAATCATCACGCTCACGGTGTTTTGCGGGTTCGCCATGTTTTATCTCGGCGAGCGCATCCGGTGGAATCACCTGGCCGCGTTTGTCTGCATCCTGGCGGCGGTGGCGTTCACATTTCTCCCAAAAGATTAA